The following DNA comes from Quercus robur chromosome 1, dhQueRobu3.1, whole genome shotgun sequence.
tACTTGAATTTCAGCTTGATTCAAAGCCGGTATTGGCCTGAATCGGCCGATACGGCTTGAATCGGTCAGTTGATACTAACCAATTCGGCACGAATCGGCACCGAGTCGACCCAAGTCGGTGTGAATccgaaaaaggaaaaaaaaaaaaaaaaagaacgctTAAGCAACGGCGTCAGATGCAGACGTGGCACCCCTGTAGCTGTGTCGGTGCTTTCCAGGTTAACAATAAGATGAATTAAGGGTATATAGGTaaattgagaaatataaaatccaaattccacAAAACATATgttctaatttaaaatataactacttcacataaaaaataaataaaatataaccaCTTGCAACTTtaaaaatcttgtatttttttttatttaaaattgaagaGCCTCTAAACACACATATTAGCGTGTGAACATGCTAGTTTATAATCAATAAAGGCTTTTAGATATACATTTAATTCTATGTTTAAATCAAGGGAGATGGGAGAAAAAGAGAGTACAGGAGAGAGGAAGTTGTGCATGGAATATTCCCATCCAAACATACTCAATTTCCTACCAGGCATTTCTAGCTATTGTTGCCGTGGACTGATTTCCAAACCACATGTAATTGCATTATATGACCAATAATAATCGCCCAACTCTAGAAGTCCAGTGAGTCAGTGAACATGAGTACCAGAATCATTACTGGATGGACATGGGAGCTAGCACCAACTGATGTTCCTATAGTATATGCTTGAATGAGGTGATGACTTGAGAATAAAATGTTCATGAATATATCCTAATTATCTTTAATTAACTCATGGGTCAGCTTAGGTTTGATTCCCACAGAATAACTTGCTTGAAGTGGTAAGAGGATGATTTCGTGTATGCATAAGGATTAGTCTCCACTCAAATGGAGTAGGAATATCCTAATGCGATTTCCTAAAATAACACATTGTATTCTAGGTCGTAACTGTAAATTAAACCAATTTTTTTCGAATCAACAACCATCCTAGTCTTAATTTGACAATAGGATGAGCAAGATTGATTAAAATATGAGTATTGCTGGTTTATGTACATCTAATACCTTACAAGAGAGCAGTAAAATCAATAAACCATGTGGTTTCACTGGGCCTGTCCTCAGCTCCCGCCACTTGCAGGTTCAATTGAGCTGAGAAGTCCATTGCCCCTTATTTGCATGCAGTGATCTTCGGCATCTGCCTGGGCACAAATTATCACCACTGCCAAGCCATTGTAGTGTGCTTCTTGCATAATATTAACTGCATTATCAAGAGTCATCCCAGGGATAACCTTCATCAGTACTTGGACAACATATTCCCGTTTATTGTAGTTGTCATTATGCAGTATAACATGATAAGGTGGGGCCGTTTTCCTTGATTTCCTTAACAGTCAGGAAATAACAACGTTAAAACTGCTGCATTCCATTTCATTATATTCTATGAGAAAGAAACATTTAGCACCATGTTTAGCGCAAATGCATTCTAATACAATATATCCTTTACTCAGAGAGTTCAATCTGGTGAAAAGAAATGAGGATGAATATTTCAATCACTGAACTACTAACTTGATTCAGCAGGGGGATTTCATATTATGAGGGACTTTGAATATAACAACAGATGTCTTAATAATCacatcaataaattataaaacaaatacTTAAGTGGTTAAAAACCAACATTTAAATTAGAAACATTACCCAATTAATGAAAAGCAACAAACTATATGTACAAGTAATTAGAATTGGCTACAGGAGTTCTTTGTAGTACTGCCGTTAAGTCCTAATTACCATGTCCTCTCCTAATTTCAACCAAGTTCTCTTTGTCCTTACACTATCTTCAGCCTGCACACCACCTTTATTAGTGCATGCATTGCCTTTCACTCAACATTGCACATAACAAGACGACCTGAACTGACATTCCTTTGTCTTACCCTCTATTGGTGTTACTTTGTAACTCCTCACTGCCATTCAATCTTTAGTCAGAAAAGTAACTTAAACCATAGTATTTAACTTAtacattttctttcattttaataaTGGTAGAATAATGGTACTTCTCCTTTCAAAGGTCTAGCTTGATTGAACCCATAACAGGTGCAGAATTCATGGGGTTAAGGATCATTGTATAGAGCActtggagagagagataatTGAGCCTTTAATGTGTTGAGCTTTCTAGGAATCAAAATCTCTACTTGATAAGTaggaaagataaaaagagtctATTTTTGAGATCTTTATATGACTGGATTTCTGCTTTTGGTAGtattactttttcttcttctttatattttcttgaattttatattataatcttTAAAAACCTTTCTTAttctctctgtttgtttcggcgataatgttttctagaaaatgaatcattttccaaaaagtattttctataaaaccatctcattttcctcattttcctatatttggtaGAAACCTTAAATTAGCTGAAAAAtaaacttcccttatttagcttattGTGAGATAcagttgttttcaaaaaaataaaaaaaaatagtggaaaacaatctttaaaaataagCTATACTTTTTCTGTTGatcaaaaatagttttcctttgacttATTTTTTCCGATactaccaaacactagaaaagaCATAAAACTATCTTTATACAAGGTTTTCTATCGAAACAAATAGAGTGTACTTGAggtttttcccctctttttaaTAAAGGTTCCTATTACTTATCTGAAAACAAGAGTAAAGATACAACTAATTACAtgtcaaaactatttgaaaataaGCAGCATCAAAATTTTGCCTATACCTCAAATCAAACTCTGATTCACGGCCAGGAGTAGTTTTCTCAATAATTGGTCTCTCCAAccagtggcgactccaggaaattttttcagggtgttcctctataagcataaattacacaatctaataaaaagaaaattttatatattgacaacaacaacaatcaaaaaattataagtttatttgaaaaaattattaataaaattataagtttattaTACCCTCAAAAaattctagcaaaagaataaacaataaactataagtttatttgaaatattaataaaattattaattattgttatttagttgtttcattaatttgtttgtcttttataaactataatttgttacattattgtttcattaattataaaattattaattattatttagcttaacataatttaatttatttgtcttttataatgtattagttaattatactgctttaattattgttgtttagtgtaacaataaactatattactttaatttgttatattgtttagttCTTTgtgcacattacactaaaagagcTAAACATTATACATCCCATGTGCAGCGTTATAAAAACAGTGTAATGTGCAACACATTACTctgctttaattattatttactatCCGGCCCCATGTGCCCACTGCCCATCAGTCCATCTATCCTTACCCCACTCAACAGACAAGCACAAACCATCCCCAATCATAACTTGCCaatcaaaaaatttcacaaccaCAATATTACTGATCAATATTTCACCAACACACACTGAGTCACTGACCAACAGGCTAAAACAACGAATAAGATAAAGCTAAGATAAAGCCAAAAAACAgacaaaaagcaaaataaagtaaagagtaaagactggttccaaaaaaaaaaaaaaaaaagtgagcgGCAGCCCAGCCAATCAGAATCTTACAGttcaaaggagagagagagagagatactgaGTTAGAGTATAgaataaatagagagagagacatcAGACATTttaatttcatacttttcatttcagtttgagagagagcagagagagagagagagtgtgagagactgagagagactCACtgagtcagagagaaaaagagagagaaataccttgaggcCGACTGGCCGAGCACCGGAGTAGCTGAGACGGTGAGACCAATCTGCGATCTGCGACAATGGGCGAGCGAGCGACGAGCGACGACTAGACGAGGATGACGACGGCGGCGGGAAAGCGACCAGCGACGACGACGGGCGAGCGAGCGACGACGACTAGACGAGGACGACGAGCGACGGAGGTCACGGAGTGAGCTGCGCCTGTGAGCAGAGGCGGCGCCACCGTGGGTTTGGTCTGCtctgggtttggggtttggtttgctctgtatttggtttcttttttgctctgtatttggtttcttttttttttttgataaacacctCTGTATTGCAGTGTTAGGTAATGGGGTTTgatttgcttttgcttttgtatAGAGTATAGACTGTATTGATCTCTGCCAACGACGTGACCGCGGTTTGATTTCTGATTTgctctgtaattttttttttttttttgggtgagaatcCATGGGTTTGCTACCTCCGTATTACGTTGGGCTTTCCAGGCTTGCCGtgggcttggcttggcttgccATGCCGTGGGCTTGGCAAGCCGTGGGTAGTGGGCTTAGCTCTgttaccaattttattttatttttttcagattttagttcaaattttttttttgggttttttttttttttttttggcttgaaagtagaatagataattttttattattatttaatttgagggtattcctaattttgtgattgagggtgttcctaattttggattgagggtgttcctaacatggattaaatataatttttttttttttaaatttttttcaggtcagggtgttcctgggaacaccctgacctgtaCGTGGCGCCGCCACTGTCTCCAACAAACCTCCTCTTTTACCCTGTCCTGTTGCTGATACAGCCATGGGAATCCCATGATTTGTGCATTGTCCTTTACATAGGGATTTTTTGTCCCCTGTTGTAGATATTTTCAACTATTATCATCAATGAAAACCAGTCAAACATTTGTTCAAGAAGACAGATGACCCCCAAATAATGctctattcaattttttttttaagggattgaCATGTGAAGCCCTGGGGGTCcactattatttattagttaataaaaaggaaaaactaatcTCAATTCATGCTATTaggttaaaaagtaaaaagatatCGGATTAGGCAAGGCAACATGAAAGGAAAAAGCTATTAGAAAGAAGTACGGCAAAGCATATTCagcaaaaaactaataaaaaatatgaactcACGTCATCAGGATTTATGAACAGTAATGATTAGAAATCACCAAGCAAAATGTATATCTTATAAGCATTCCAAGTGCTTTTAATATAATCTATTAATGTTTAATCAAGAATTTTAATATCCAACTGTAAAgttttaacaaaagaaaaaatcatttaacCTAGATAAAGGTCATAAaattaatactaatattttgGTTAAGACCTAGAAGAAACGCTTAATGAAATCAATACAACAACTCCATCTATGTCTGGGTTTAGTGTCAAATATTTTGTTCACAGACAGTGTCAAACCCAGAAAAAGGAGAAGGGTTGTCATAGATTGACAGCCAATGTAAAATTTAGTCACTTTATTATGATTGGATCCACTACAAGTTGGTGAAAACAAAATTCTAGCGcaacttacaagttacaagtATAATAAAGTGATAGAGAAACTTAGTCCATAAAATCAAGAACAGCAACCACACTTTAAGGAGTTAAAAAAGCAACCAACTTGTGGAAAAACATGCATCCTTAAGCAGTAACAGGTACTCCATCAATTACCACTAATGATACTCACTTTCCAATCACACTATCAAAATCTGGTGTCTTTCAATGTTTGATATAGGATTCCCAAAGCACCAAGTAAATATAACCCACTAAAGTTCAGATACAAAAacatgatgaaaatcccaacatATAGAATGCAGCTAACAAATTTAGATTCAGTTTCTACAAACTGCAGACCTATTGTGATTTGTGGGGGAAGATAACACCTTTTGTGTTGCATTGGTCAATGCAACCACACGGTTTAATtcaaatgagaaatttgaagtaCAGCACCTAAggaattgtacctaagttttgccatataaatatacatttacatatatattatactGTCAAAGGCACTGCTCAATCAAGAGGCCATTGCATAAACTACATGTTTACTGCCAGCATAAACTAAAGTTATTTCTTAACTTGgaggttgatttttttatttttctcttggtTAGAGGCCGTTGTATAAATTCTGAGCACCTGGGCTTCACCCTTCTTTACTTTCAGAATAAAGCTTCTACTTGAACTTattcagaaaaacaaaaaggggaaaTTGCAATTAATCCACCAATAGTTAAGTTCGAATTGTCCACATATGGTATAAAAAGTTAAACTTTACCTATTTAAGGTCtaattgtatttgattttgGTTCATGAGTTTAATTTATTCAGATTGTAATGAAGTTGTTATTAGGACAAATTGCATTTAAATCCTATGCTTCAGGGTGACTTCAAATTAAGCCTTATAGTATCAAAAGTTACAAATTAAACCATGAGGTTTAAGATGATTGCACATTGAACCCTATAGTTTCATTTGTTTCAAATCAAATCCCCCATCAGACCCAAATATCAAACTAAAAGAGTTCAGG
Coding sequences within:
- the LOC126690402 gene encoding ATP-dependent Clp protease adapter protein CLPS1, chloroplastic-like, with protein sequence METAICGRLALSPNHVFISKPGDKKSLCKGQCTNHGIPMAVSATGQGKRGGFRHWLERPIIEKTTPGRESEFDLRKSRKTAPPYHVILHNDNYNKREYVVQVLMKVIPGMTLDNAVNIMQEAHYNGLAVVIICAQADAEDHCMQIRGNGLLSSIEPASGGS